In Astyanax mexicanus isolate ESR-SI-001 chromosome 17, AstMex3_surface, whole genome shotgun sequence, a single window of DNA contains:
- the LOC111193950 gene encoding TOG array regulator of axonemal microtubules protein 1-like, producing the protein MAAHSKEDKAGQVPPSLTSEDPLNRPEEALGQALCFLQDEEWERKTEGLWLVRALAEHHADVVLPELHYITTAVIAEVKNLRSIVSRGAITTMAHLFTHLRREMDSEVEGAARSLLHKAGETSLFIRQGVELALGTLVHHCSPGRVLQGLLAGGLR; encoded by the exons ATGGCTGCCCACAGCAAGGAGGACAAAGCAGGTCAGGTGCCACCATCCCTGACCAGCGAGGATCCCCTCAACAGGCCTGAGGAAGCTCTCGGCCAGGCACTGTGCTTCCTGCAGGATGAGGAATG GGAAAGGAAAACCGAGGGACTATGGCTTGTGCGAGCTCTGGCTGAACATCACGCTGATGTGGTGCTGCCGGAGCTCCACTACATCACCACAGCCGTCATCGCGGAG GTGAAAAACCTCCGCTCTATAGTCTCTCGGGGCGCCATAACAACCATGGCTCACCTGTTCACTCACCTGCGGCGGGAAATGGACAGTGAGGTAGAGGGCGCTGCTCGCTCCCTCCTTCACAAGGCTGGGGAGACCAGCCTGTTTATAAGGCAGGGTGTGGAGCTAGCCCTCGGCACTTTAGTGCACCACTGTTCACCTGGCCGAGTCCTGCAAGGATTGCTGGCTGGTGGACTGAGGTAA
- the rtknb gene encoding rhotekin 2b isoform X2, with the protein MEVRMREGACRLLAACSQREQALEASKSLLTCNSRILALMSQLQRMKEAQALLRTGRRSSAGCSLEERKPCTGKVAVSDIRIPLMWKDSEYFKNKGELHRWAVFCLLAVGREICDTDLVMVDRTHTDICFEDTLIFADVSPGFELRVELYSCSVDEEFSLSQAPRRLARLSGSLGRSSGKRLRAALESATACGLNGSADRETDGDRAGSPGESPVHEPAQGPKYHLLAHTCLTLSHIQNSFRTHDLTISGTEDSSFWLPLYGSVCCRLVAQPNCMTQQVMSGNLKVQRPEDGPEVWSEVYGVLKGTELICYHRQEDAETSEEPAFSIPINKETRIRATEKDPVSNSQSILVTNQSVQGESTHTLVAHTHRDTHSWMEAFWQHFYDMSQWKQCCDDLMKIDMPSTRRPSSIPTRQGSLYHETVTSSGTQSRDGPLPQSLSVSTEIQTMLSTYYNDRY; encoded by the exons ATGGAGGTGCGGATGCGGGAGGGAGCCTGTCGGCTGCTGGCTGCATGCTCTCAGAGGGAACAGGCTCTGGAAGCTTCTAAAAGCCTTCTAACCTGCAACAGTCGCATCCTCGCTCTCATGAGTCAGCTCCAGCGCATGAAGGAGGCGCAGGCCCTGCTGCGCACGGGTCGCAG GTCATCAGCTGGTTGCTCTCTTGAAGAGAGGAAGCCCTGTACTGGGAAAGTGGCCGTTTCAG ataTCCGCATCCCTCTCATGTGGAAAGACTCTGAATATTTCAAGAACAAAGGCG AGTTGCACAGGTGGGCTGTGTTCTGCTTGCTGGCTGTGGGGAGAGAGATCTGCGACACTGACCTGGTGATGGTGGACAGGACACACACAGACATCTGCTTCGAGGACACACTCatatt tgcggATGTGTCTCCGGggtttgagctgagggtggagctgTATAGCTGTTCTGTAGATGAGGAGTTCAGTCTGTCTCAGGCTCCGAGGCGATTGGCTCGTCTCAGCGGTTCTCTGGGTCGCTCCTCTGGTAAAAGACTCCGCGCCGCTCTGGAGTCGGCCACGGCCTGCGGACTGAACGGCAGCGCGGACAGAGAGACGGACGGAGACAGAGCTGGATCCCCCGGAGAATCTCCAGTTCATGAACCAGCACA AGGGCCGAAGTATCACCTGCTGGCCCACACCTGTCTGACGCTCTCCCACATCCAGAATTCATTCAGAACTCATGATCTGACCATCTCTGGCACAG aggaCAGCTCGTTCTGGTTGCCGCTCTATGGAAGTGTGTGTTGTCGTCTGGTGGCCCAACCGAACTGTATGACTCAGCAGGTCATGAGCGGCAACCTGAAGGTCCag CGACCAGAAGATGGTCCTGAGGTGTGGTCAGAAGTCTACGGTGTCCTGAAGGGGACAGAACTTATTTGCTACCATCGACAAGAAGATGCTGAAACTTCAGAAGAACCAGCGTTCTCCATCCCTATAAACAAG gaaactCGGATCCGTGCAACAGAAAAGGACCCAGTTTCAAACTCTCAAAGTATCTTGGTTACCAACCAGTCGGTGCAGGGggagtccacacacacacttgttgcACACACACACCGTGATACACACAGCTGGATGGAAGCTTTCTGGCAGCATTTTTATGACATGA GTCAGTGGAAGCAGTGCTGTGATGATCTGATGAAGATCGATATGCCGTCCACACGGAGACCATCATCCATCCCAACGAGACAAGGCTCACTGTATCACGAGACGG
- the rtknb gene encoding rhotekin 2b isoform X1 — MFCRNQSSRATVARGSAVEMEVRRGHFRLSVFEDSAQDSEVQKQIEMEVRMREGACRLLAACSQREQALEASKSLLTCNSRILALMSQLQRMKEAQALLRTGRRSSAGCSLEERKPCTGKVAVSDIRIPLMWKDSEYFKNKGELHRWAVFCLLAVGREICDTDLVMVDRTHTDICFEDTLIFADVSPGFELRVELYSCSVDEEFSLSQAPRRLARLSGSLGRSSGKRLRAALESATACGLNGSADRETDGDRAGSPGESPVHEPAQGPKYHLLAHTCLTLSHIQNSFRTHDLTISGTEDSSFWLPLYGSVCCRLVAQPNCMTQQVMSGNLKVQRPEDGPEVWSEVYGVLKGTELICYHRQEDAETSEEPAFSIPINKETRIRATEKDPVSNSQSILVTNQSVQGESTHTLVAHTHRDTHSWMEAFWQHFYDMSQWKQCCDDLMKIDMPSTRRPSSIPTRQGSLYHETVTSSGTQSRDGPLPQSLSVSTEIQTMLSTYYNDRY; from the exons ATGTTCTGCAGGAACCAGAGCTCCCGGGCCACGGTGGCTCGCGGCTCGGCGGTGGAGATGGAGGTGCGCAGGGGGCACTTCAGACTCAGCGTGTTCGAGGACTCCGCGCAG gacagTGAGGTGCAGAAGCAGATAGAGATGGAGGTGCGGATGCGGGAGGGAGCCTGTCGGCTGCTGGCTGCATGCTCTCAGAGGGAACAGGCTCTGGAAGCTTCTAAAAGCCTTCTAACCTGCAACAGTCGCATCCTCGCTCTCATGAGTCAGCTCCAGCGCATGAAGGAGGCGCAGGCCCTGCTGCGCACGGGTCGCAG GTCATCAGCTGGTTGCTCTCTTGAAGAGAGGAAGCCCTGTACTGGGAAAGTGGCCGTTTCAG ataTCCGCATCCCTCTCATGTGGAAAGACTCTGAATATTTCAAGAACAAAGGCG AGTTGCACAGGTGGGCTGTGTTCTGCTTGCTGGCTGTGGGGAGAGAGATCTGCGACACTGACCTGGTGATGGTGGACAGGACACACACAGACATCTGCTTCGAGGACACACTCatatt tgcggATGTGTCTCCGGggtttgagctgagggtggagctgTATAGCTGTTCTGTAGATGAGGAGTTCAGTCTGTCTCAGGCTCCGAGGCGATTGGCTCGTCTCAGCGGTTCTCTGGGTCGCTCCTCTGGTAAAAGACTCCGCGCCGCTCTGGAGTCGGCCACGGCCTGCGGACTGAACGGCAGCGCGGACAGAGAGACGGACGGAGACAGAGCTGGATCCCCCGGAGAATCTCCAGTTCATGAACCAGCACA AGGGCCGAAGTATCACCTGCTGGCCCACACCTGTCTGACGCTCTCCCACATCCAGAATTCATTCAGAACTCATGATCTGACCATCTCTGGCACAG aggaCAGCTCGTTCTGGTTGCCGCTCTATGGAAGTGTGTGTTGTCGTCTGGTGGCCCAACCGAACTGTATGACTCAGCAGGTCATGAGCGGCAACCTGAAGGTCCag CGACCAGAAGATGGTCCTGAGGTGTGGTCAGAAGTCTACGGTGTCCTGAAGGGGACAGAACTTATTTGCTACCATCGACAAGAAGATGCTGAAACTTCAGAAGAACCAGCGTTCTCCATCCCTATAAACAAG gaaactCGGATCCGTGCAACAGAAAAGGACCCAGTTTCAAACTCTCAAAGTATCTTGGTTACCAACCAGTCGGTGCAGGGggagtccacacacacacttgttgcACACACACACCGTGATACACACAGCTGGATGGAAGCTTTCTGGCAGCATTTTTATGACATGA GTCAGTGGAAGCAGTGCTGTGATGATCTGATGAAGATCGATATGCCGTCCACACGGAGACCATCATCCATCCCAACGAGACAAGGCTCACTGTATCACGAGACGG